The genomic stretch ACGATCTCCGCCGGGGTGATCTCCTCCCCGATCACCTGCCCGTTGTGCTCCCGCGGGTACTGAGAGATCGTGTAGTTCTGGCAGTTCAGGCAGGTGAAGTTGCACCCCACGGTGGCGATCGAGTAGGCGCGCGAGCCGGGGAGGAAGTGAAACAGAGGTTTTTTCTCGATCGGATCGACGGCGAGGGAGATCGCCTTCCCGTAGACAAGGGAGTACAGGGTCCCGTCGCGGTTCTCGCGCACGGCGCAGATCCCGCGGTGACCGGGCGAGATCACACAGCGGTGGGCACACAGGTTGCAGCGCACCCGACCGTCCCCCAGCTTCTCGTACAGCATCGCCTCTTTCATCGCGCCCCTATGCTACCACAGGGAAGGAGAAAGGCCAAGGGGCGCGGTTGATTTGTCCTCCCGCTTCCCGCTAAGATGCTCGGTGGTGATGGCGATGGAGCCGCTGGACCAGGCAATCGAAGTGATCGAGACCGCACTCGGAACGGATCGAATCCGGATAGAGAGGATCATCCTGTTCGGAAGCCGGGCACGGGGAGAGGAACATTCTGATTCCGACTGGGACCTCTACGTCCTCGTGGATCGTGATCTCCCATTTTCGCACAAACGGAGATTGATAACATTGATCAAGCGCGAGCTTGCCAGACGGCGGATCCCCAATGACGTAATAATTGCTTCCTTAACGCGATTTGAGCAGTTCAAGGACCATCCCAGCCACCTGGCACACGCGATCGCCGAGGAGGGGATCCCGGTTCGATGAACGCCGATCTGGTGCGAAACTGGCTGAAAAAGGCGGAAAACGACTTAAAGATCGGTCGGGATGAGATGCAGACCGACGAACCTGCAACTGATATGGTCAGTTTCCACATGGAACAATGTGTAGAGAAGTATCTCAAGGCGTATCTAACTTTTCATCGAAAATCATTCCGGCGTACACACG from Candidatus Bipolaricaulota bacterium encodes the following:
- a CDS encoding nucleotidyltransferase domain-containing protein — encoded protein: MEPLDQAIEVIETALGTDRIRIERIILFGSRARGEEHSDSDWDLYVLVDRDLPFSHKRRLITLIKRELARRRIPNDVIIASLTRFEQFKDHPSHLAHAIAEEGIPVR